TTTCCGCTTAAACCCTGTTTTTAGGACGGGAAAGCCTTTCTGGATTAGGATGTGTGTACACCGTAGCCTTGCTTAGGAGAAGGGAGACTTTCACCCAAGTCAATCAATTTTGAATTTGAGATTTGGCATCTATATAGACAAGCTAAATATGTTATTTTTATCTCGTCAAGCTCTGATTACACCTTTGGTAGGTTGTTTGTGTCTGTTGGGAGTTGGCTTGATTCAGTTTCCTCAACTACAAACTTTGTTAAGAAGCAAACAAGATATCTCCTTAGATGTTCTAGAAAGAGAAATTAATACGGAAACGACTCGGCTCAATTTTCTCAAAAAAATGCCCAGTTTTGGTTATGGTAATTTGATCTCAAATTGGGTTTATCTGGATTATTTGCAATACTTTGGTGATGATGAATCTCGTGAAAAAACAGGTTATCGCCTGACTCCAGAATATTTGGAAATTGTTTTAGAACGCGACCCACGATTTTTAGCAGCTTATTTGAGTCTTTCTACTGGTGCTTCTATTTACGCTGGAATGCCAGAACGCTCTGTAGAAATCATGGATCAGGGTTTAGAGTCGTTGTCTCCCTGGGTTCCGCAAAGGTCCTATTATGTGTGGCGTTATAAAGGAATTGATGAGTTATTATTTTTAGGAGATACGAAATCTTCTGAGCAATCTTTTGCAACTGCGGCAAAATGGGCTAGTAATTTTTCAGATCAAGAAAGTCAAACAATCGCTGGCATATCTCAGCAAACTTCTCTATTCCTAAGTAAAAACCCTAATAGTAAAAACGCGCAAATATCTGCGTGGGTAATGGTACTAAATAATCAATTTGATGAAAAGGTTACTGAAAGAGCTATTCGTGAAATTGAGGCTTTGGGCGGAAAGGTAACTAGTACTCCAGAAGGTAATATGATTTCATTCCCTCCTTCAGATGAATGAACCCCACCCCCAGCCCCTCCAGTGCAAGGGAGGAGGGGAGAGCAAGAGTTTTATATAGCAGGTTAGTCTTATTTATTGGTATAACGGCACACTGATACAATCTCAAACCCTGGAATTAGATATTAACGATCCGGGGTTACTTTATGGGGCGACGGTGTTTACAACAGTGCGGATTTATGGAAGTTGCCTCGATAGTAGTTTAACTAACTGGGTGGCACACTGCGATCGCCTACTTTTCTCTTTACAATCTTTTGGTTGGCGAGAACCAAACTGGAATCTGGTGCGTCAAGGTGCAGAAATTCTGGCGGAACATTTCCCAATTCTGAGAATTACTCTGTTTGCTGATGGTCGCGAGTGGATAACTGGGAGGTTATTACCACCGGATTTAATCGCCAAACAAAAACACGGTATTACCACAACTCTGGCAATGTCGAACTTTTATCGTAGTCTTCCTTCTCATAAAACTGGCAACTATCTGAGTGCTTGGTTGGCGAAGACTCACGCCCAACAGTTAAATTCTCAGGAGGCTATTTTCATCGATGCTACAGGCAATTGGCTAGAAACTACCACAGGTAACCTTTGGGGGTGGCAGAATGGTAGTTGGTGGACACCACCATTAACAGGGGAGATTTTACCGGGAATTATGCGATCGCAATTGATGAAATGCCTGCCAGTGGTGCGTGAGTTACCTTGGAATGCCGAGTTAGTTCGGGGATTTGAAGCGATCGCCTACACTAATAGTGTGGTGGAAATTATCCCCATTCATACCGTTCATCAGCCCACAGGGTCGCTACAATATAATCCCTACCATCCTAGTTTGCAACAAATCAGGGGACTTTTTTAACATGACAGCCGCACCGTTATGTTATACCTTAAGATAAGTTAACATAATTCTTAATAATGCCCTCTCATATCAGAGAAGCTACGCTAACTCACAAAAAATACAGGAGGATATACCTCAGTGAATAAAAGATGGAGAAATGCGGGGCTGTATGCGCTGCTTTTTATAGTTGTCATTGCTCTAGGAACAGCATTCTTTGACAAACAACCTCAAACTAGAGAAGTATGGCGATACAGTCAATTTATTCAAGAAGTTGACAAAGGCAGTGTAGATAAAGTCAGTCTGAGTGCAGACCGCTCTACAGCACTTGTTACCTCCAGAGATGGTGACAAAAAAGTAGTGACTTTAGTCAATGACCCAGATTTAATCAATAATTTGAGTGAAAAGGGCGTTGATATTTCTGTTTTGCCGCAAACTGATGAAGGATTTTGGTTTAAGGCACTGAGCAGTTTATTTTTCCCTGTATTGCTTCTGGTGGGTTTATTCTTCTTGCTACGTCGCGCTCAAAGTGGGCCTGGTAACCAAGCAATGAACTTTGGTAAATCCAAAGCCAGAGTGCAAATGGAGCCACAAACACAAGTAACCTTTGGCGATGTCGCTGGTATTGACCAAGCCAAGTTGGAATTAAACGAAGTAGTAGACTTTCTGAAAAACGCCGACCGCTTTACCGCAGTTGGAGCAAAAATTCCTAAAGGTGTATTATTAGTTGGCCCTCCTGGTACAGGTAAAACCCTTCTGGCTCGTGCTGTAGCCGGAGAAGCTGGTGTACCCTTCTTTTCCATCTCTGGTTCGGAATTTGTAGAAATGTTCGTCGGTGTGGGTGCTTCCCGCGTCCGCGATTTGTTTGAACAAGCGAAGACCAACGCTCCTTGTATCGTATTTATCGATGAAATTGACGCTGTAGGTCGTCAACGGGGTGCAGGTTTAGGCGGTGGTAACGATGAACGGGAACAAACCCTCAACCAGTTACTCACCGAAATGGATGGTTTTGAAGGTAATACTGGCATTATCATTATTGCCGCTACCAACCGTCCTGATGTCTTAGATGCAGCTTTGTTGCGTCCAGGTCGTTTTGACCGTCAGGTAGTTGTAGACCGTCCCGACTATGCTGGACGTAGCGAAATCCTCAAAGTTCACGCCCGTGGTAAGACCTTAGCCAAGGATGTAGACTTAGATAAAATCGCTCGTCGGACTCCTGGGTTTACCGGTGCAGATTTATCCAACTTGCTCAACGAAGCGGCAATTTTGGCAGCAAGACGCAATTTAACTGAAATTGCCATGGATGAAATCAATGATGCCATTGATCGCGTCTTAGCTGGCCCAGAGAAGAAAGACCGGGTAATGAGCGAAAAGCGCAAAACCTTAGTGGCATATCACGAAGCTGGTCACGCCTTAGTTGGTGCTTTGATGCCCGACTATGACCCAGTACAAAAAATCAGCATTATTCCTCGCGGTCGTGCTGGTGGTTTAACTTGGTTTACTCCCAGTGAAGACCGGATGGATACAGGTTTGTATAGCCGTTCTTATCTGGAAAATCAAATGGCTGTAGCTTTAGGCGGTCGTTTAGCTGAAGAATTAATCTTTGGTGATGAAGAAGTAACTACAGGTGCTTCCAACGACTTGCAACAAGTAGCCCGTGTGGCGCGTCAGATGATTACTCGTTTTGGAATGAGCGATCGCTTGGGGCCAGTCGCCTTGGGTCGTCAGCAAGGTAATATGTTCTTAGGTAGAGATATCATGTCAGAGCGTGATTTCTCCGAAGAAACTGCTGCTGCGATTGATGAAGAAGTGCGTAAACTGGTGGATGTAGCTTATACACGCGCTAAAGAAGTATTAGTTAACAACCGCCACATTCTTGATCTAATCGCGAAAATGCTGGTGGAGAAAGAAACAGTAGATTCCGACGAACTGCAAGAAATTTTGACCAATAATGATGTCAAAACTGCTGCTTTTGCTTAATTAACTTTGGTTGCAGTTTAACTAGATTTGGGGTAGTTCTGGGTTTTCCAGAACTACCCTATTTTTTTGTACAAAATTCGTGAGGAATCAACAAATCCCAAAGATAAGGTTGATAATGGGGTTGAATTTCCCGAACTTCTTGCAATATCAGTAATACTAATTTAGCTTTGACACCAAACCGTTTCACAAATTCTGCCAAACACTGCTCAATATGCCATAATTAATTAAAAGATTGGTGATTGTTGGGTTTCATTCTCTCCACCAAACTCACAATATCAACTATACCACTAAGAGGTAGGATAATGGATTCAGGAAAAGACGATCAAGAACAAAGTATGATGGAGATAATAAAATCTGGTGAATTAAACAGTATCTATTTCAACGAGTTTGCTATTGGAGTATCTAAAAATGATATTTTAATCTTATTAAGACGCAATGGAAAAGCAGAAGTTGTACTCAATGCTTCTCATATTACAGCAAAATCATTTCTAAGCTCTCTAGATGAAGCTCTGAGAGGATTTGAAGATAAGACAAATCAAAAGATACCAACTTCAGATGAAATTGAAAAATTAATGGAAGAGTAAGATGGAACTAACCCCCATTAATCAAAAATATCAAGAGTACAGCAGTCCATATTGTTTTATACAAGAACCAAAGGAAAATAAATATCCTCTGGGATTTCATACATTCAATGAAAACAAAATTTTACTGAAAACCAAAAACTTAACAAATAGAATTAAAGAACATAAACCAGACAATCTAGAAAAACAAAAAACTCAATCAATTAAAATAGATGAAATAGATAAATTATCAACCTTTGAAGATATCCTGAAATATGGTATTGATGTTATCAAATTGAAGGATGATTATATTTTTAAACGAATTAGTGAATTAAAAGAATTATGTGATTTAGAAGCAGACTATGATGTTGCTTTAGAATCTCTAAAGTCAATGTTTTTATTTATTGGAACAATTAGAAATATTTCTAAGCCTAGTAGTATCACAGTAAGTGAAACTGGTCTTTTTTATGTAAAATGGCAAATAGATAGGAATAATTCGATAACTCTAAGATTCCAAAAAGATTACTTTTTAGACTATGTTATCTTTAAGCCAAGTTCGCATACAAGTAAACGAATTATTTTGAATGGTTCGATGAATGCTATGGATCTAATTGATTATCTTAATGATTTAAATATAAAAATACATCAACAAATATAAACAAAAAATCTAAAAATGACAGAGGTCGAAACTGGCAATGTTACGCGCTATTGTAAACCTTCATCCTTAGAAAACGGAATAGTACAGAGTTCTGCTTTTGAAAAACGAAGTACGGAAAAATATTTGTCTGTCTATTTACTTGAATTTTTTCAAAAAGAAACGGAAATAAAAAATGTTATAGAAGTCATAACATATATGAGGACAAAAACAGGTTTCATTTGTAAAGCTAATGGTTCATTTGCTGTTATTAATATACAACAATCCAAAGAATATATTTTTGAAGAAATATCATTAAAAATATCTTATAAGGAACAAAATTTGCCTCATTGTGGTATTTTCCATGATGCTGATGACCTTTTAATTGCCGAGTTACTTACTGAGTGTGTTCAGAATAATTACATCATTAAAGATATCACCGACTCAACAAATGAGTAGTTAGAATATTTATACATTCAAAATTGCCCGAATCCGTTTTACCTTATTAAATTTTCTCCCCTCCTCGCTTGCGGCTATCCATTACCCACAAAATTCTTAACAATCTTGAAACCTTTGTTTTGTAAGGTTCATAAGGATTGGAATTTATGACTGGCTTGACAAATCAGCCTTGGCTATTCTCGCTAAAAACCTGCTTTTATTGAGAATGGACAACGTAGGTTTAAGGCCTCGCGATTTGGAGAGCGATCGCTCTCGCAAATGTTAAGAAAGATCCGGGTAATGCATAGTCGCTTGCGGGGAGGGGTTGGGGGTGGGGTTCTTTAAACTACAACGGCTGGAGTTGTGACTTTTTCTGGTCTTTGGTGAGGAGGACGCATTTCTAAGCCCAGTAAATTCAGCATTTCTTTGTCAGCGTCATAATCGGGACAGGGAGTAGTGACTGTGAGCATTTGATTATCATCGCTGGAAAAGATGGAATTTGCCCCAGCCATAAAACATAAAGCTTGTTCCACTTGGGAAAGTCTCGCCCTACCAGCGCTGAGACGCACATCAGAATTTGGCATGATTATTCGGGCTGTGGCGATCATGCGTACTACTTCCCAAATGGGTACATCTGGTTGATTTTCTAGGGGTGTACCGGGAACTTGGGAAAGAATATTAATGGGGACGGACTCTGGATGAGGTTGTAAATTTGATAGAGTTTCTAACATCCCCACACGATCTTCGACGCTTTCGCCTAAGCCGAGAATACCGCCAGAACATACAGTGACATTTGTCTGTCGGACATGATCAATTGTCTTTAGGCGATCGCCATAAGTTCTCGTGGTAATCACCGTATTATAATACTCCTGGGAAGTATCCAAGTTATGGTTATAAGCATATAGTCCAGCTGCTTCTAAGCGTTTCGCCTGATTCGTGGTCAGCATTCCCAGAGTACAGCAAACTTCTAAGCCCATGTCGGTCACTTCTTTGACCATTTCCAAGACTGTCTCAAATTGCGAATTATCTCGCACTTCCCGCCAAGCAGCACCCATGCAAACACGACTTACACCCGTGGCTTTGGCTTTTTGGGCAATGTTAATCACTGTTTCCTTCTCTAACAGTGCTTGGGGCTTGACTTCAGTTTGATAACGGGAAGACTGGGCGCAGTAGCTACAATCTTCCGGACAAGCACCTGTTTTAATTGAGATCAGCTTACAAACTTGTATTTTTCTTGAATCATGATATTGGCGATGCACGCTAGCAGCTTGATAAATCAGCTCTAGGAATGGCGTGTTGTATATCGCTTGAATCTCTGCTTTTTGCCAATTGTAGCGTATTCCCACCGACATCATTATCCTTCTTATAGACTGGATTGATCAAGAACCATTTTCTGTTGGTTCTTTTAAAATACAGCGTTGGGATGAAATCATCTCAATCTTATGCTGTAGATATTAGACATCAGCTTACCAAGATTTTGGTGATCTGGCAGATTGATTGTACAAATTATTACTTTTATGAAATCAGAATTACCACTGATCACAAGCGATCGCCTGACTTTAAGAATTGCTATTAAAAAGGATATACCGCAACTAATTAAATATTTCCAGGACAATAAAAATTATTTTACACCATTTTATCCTATTTTATTTGACCATTTGTTTACAGAAGAGTATTGGCAATATCAAATTGAAAATAATGTCTTGGAGTTTATCCATGACCAATCATTAAAGCTGTTTATTTTTCCGCAAAAAAAATCCACAAAAGTGATTGGAACGATCAATTTTACTAACTTTATTCGAGGTGCGGCGCATTTTTGCTATGTAGGATACAGTCTGGCAGAATCTGAGCAAGGTAAAGGGTATATGACAGAAGCATTAAAAGTTGCGACTGATTATGTCTTTGAAGAACTAAATTTTCATCGGATCATGGCTAATTATATGCCCCATAATCGGCGCAGTGGTAATGTCTTAAAAAGACTCGGTTTTGTGGTGGAAGGATACGCGAGAGATTATTTATTAATTAATGGTAAATGGGAAGATCATATTCTCACAAGTTTAGTCAATCCTGACTGGAAACCAGAGGAGTGAGAAGAAGCAGAGGGGCAGGGGGCAGGGTGCAGGGGAGAAGGAAAGGGGGCAGGGGGCAGAGGAGAAGATAACAGGTCGTGAAGCACCAGATAAGTGCTATTTTGTTTCAAACTCCCCCCTGCTCCCTGCTCCCCGCTCCCCTGCCTCTTCTCCCCTGCTTCTTCGGTTAATCTGGTCTCAAGTCGTCAGATAATTCGACAATTCCCCTAGACCCATCCATTCGTACACGTTGCCCATCCTGTAATATCCAGGTGGCATTGTGAACATCCATAATCGCGGGAATACCGTACTCACGGGCGATGATTGCACCGTGGGAAAGTCGTCCACCAGCCTCAGCAATTAAGCCGCCAGCCCTGACTAACAGAGGGGCCCAACCGGAATCTGTGTAAGGTACTACCAAGATTGTCTCGCGGTTGATTTCTGGTAAATCTTCTAAGTTGCGGACTACCTTGATTCGTCCTTCGGCTTGGCCGTGGCTGGCGGGAATACCCTGTAATATGTGGTCTGAGTAAAGAGGCGAGGGGGGTAGGGGATGGGGTGGTGTATGGCCGTAAACTAAAAGGGGGATTTGATTAAACTGGCTATCTTGGTCAAATAGCGATCGCCTGAATTGTACAATCTCAGATAAATGTTTCCTAAGTTGAAAATCATCCTCCGCTACTAACCGCCGCACCTCATTCAATTCTAGAAAAAAGATATCCCCAGTTTCCTGGAGTAAGCCGGATTTTAACCAAATTTGCTCTAAAGCGACAAATCGCCACCGCAGTTCAGCCAATAGTCGAGAATACAGTTCAGTAACTCGTCCTTTAATATCTACCCGTTGCTGTACTACCCCTCGTTTGCGCTTGGCTGATAACACCCGCTTGATGGAATCTCCACCATGTGTCTCTGGTGGATTTTGCAACAACTGTACAAACAACT
This is a stretch of genomic DNA from Nodularia sp. LEGE 06071. It encodes these proteins:
- a CDS encoding GNAT family N-acetyltransferase, whose translation is MKSELPLITSDRLTLRIAIKKDIPQLIKYFQDNKNYFTPFYPILFDHLFTEEYWQYQIENNVLEFIHDQSLKLFIFPQKKSTKVIGTINFTNFIRGAAHFCYVGYSLAESEQGKGYMTEALKVATDYVFEELNFHRIMANYMPHNRRSGNVLKRLGFVVEGYARDYLLINGKWEDHILTSLVNPDWKPEE
- the ftsH3 gene encoding ATP-dependent zinc metalloprotease FtsH3, whose amino-acid sequence is MNKRWRNAGLYALLFIVVIALGTAFFDKQPQTREVWRYSQFIQEVDKGSVDKVSLSADRSTALVTSRDGDKKVVTLVNDPDLINNLSEKGVDISVLPQTDEGFWFKALSSLFFPVLLLVGLFFLLRRAQSGPGNQAMNFGKSKARVQMEPQTQVTFGDVAGIDQAKLELNEVVDFLKNADRFTAVGAKIPKGVLLVGPPGTGKTLLARAVAGEAGVPFFSISGSEFVEMFVGVGASRVRDLFEQAKTNAPCIVFIDEIDAVGRQRGAGLGGGNDEREQTLNQLLTEMDGFEGNTGIIIIAATNRPDVLDAALLRPGRFDRQVVVDRPDYAGRSEILKVHARGKTLAKDVDLDKIARRTPGFTGADLSNLLNEAAILAARRNLTEIAMDEINDAIDRVLAGPEKKDRVMSEKRKTLVAYHEAGHALVGALMPDYDPVQKISIIPRGRAGGLTWFTPSEDRMDTGLYSRSYLENQMAVALGGRLAEELIFGDEEVTTGASNDLQQVARVARQMITRFGMSDRLGPVALGRQQGNMFLGRDIMSERDFSEETAAAIDEEVRKLVDVAYTRAKEVLVNNRHILDLIAKMLVEKETVDSDELQEILTNNDVKTAAFA
- a CDS encoding aminotransferase class IV: MYWYNGTLIQSQTLELDINDPGLLYGATVFTTVRIYGSCLDSSLTNWVAHCDRLLFSLQSFGWREPNWNLVRQGAEILAEHFPILRITLFADGREWITGRLLPPDLIAKQKHGITTTLAMSNFYRSLPSHKTGNYLSAWLAKTHAQQLNSQEAIFIDATGNWLETTTGNLWGWQNGSWWTPPLTGEILPGIMRSQLMKCLPVVRELPWNAELVRGFEAIAYTNSVVEIIPIHTVHQPTGSLQYNPYHPSLQQIRGLF
- the bioB gene encoding biotin synthase BioB → MSVGIRYNWQKAEIQAIYNTPFLELIYQAASVHRQYHDSRKIQVCKLISIKTGACPEDCSYCAQSSRYQTEVKPQALLEKETVINIAQKAKATGVSRVCMGAAWREVRDNSQFETVLEMVKEVTDMGLEVCCTLGMLTTNQAKRLEAAGLYAYNHNLDTSQEYYNTVITTRTYGDRLKTIDHVRQTNVTVCSGGILGLGESVEDRVGMLETLSNLQPHPESVPINILSQVPGTPLENQPDVPIWEVVRMIATARIIMPNSDVRLSAGRARLSQVEQALCFMAGANSIFSSDDNQMLTVTTPCPDYDADKEMLNLLGLEMRPPHQRPEKVTTPAVVV